From one Cyprinus carpio isolate SPL01 chromosome B3, ASM1834038v1, whole genome shotgun sequence genomic stretch:
- the LOC109083723 gene encoding NLR family CARD domain-containing protein 3-like yields the protein MIIPPDLSGFDPQRAASPGFGCVSMKSNMSMFEPPDLSGFDPQRAASPGFGCVSMKSNRSMFEPPYLSGFDPQRAASPGFSRVSVKSNNSMIIPPDLRGFDPQRAAYPGFSCVSMKSNNSMIIPPDLSGFDPQRAAYPGFSCVSMKSNNSMIIPPDLSGFDPQRAAYPGFSCVSMKSNNSMNIPPDLSGFDPQRAGSPGFSCVSVKSNRYMFMPPGLSDGDTQRAASTASIFDPVTMSRKRKRATSPLQPPDLSDESDPFDSVYASCQTFTSSYYQNHINHYDTEASLQRDSHPPVHDDLQRVKDQHKTIMKNKYESLFEGVKLLENQTLLNRIYTQLYIIEGESEGVNEEHEVLQMEKSYRTLQDTPINCNDIFNPLPEPGYEGKRREQKDKIKTVLTKGIAGIGKTVSVQKFILDWGEGKANQDVDFMFVLIFRELNLIKDHQYSLHRLLLDFHPELQHLDSKIYDECNVVFIFDGLDESRISLMFSDNQKVSDVTKISSVGVLMSNLLRGDLLPSALIWVTTRPAAANQIPSNYINRVTEIQGFNDPQKEEYFRKRISDEHQASRIISHIRRARSLHIMCHIPVFCWISSTVLQNILKHLSAEIPETLTEMYIYFLLIQTNMRNQKYEERAPEKLLQSSREVIVKLAELAFNQLMKGNVMFYEEDLRESGIDVNDASVYSGICTEIFREESVIYHRKVYSFVHLSFQEFFAALYVFYCYLHKNSEVLKMFLTGKPRTQCENVPLDVFLKEAMNKALSSENGHLDLFLRFLHGVSLESNQRLLEDVLIHTENNPESIKNIIQNLKRGQKNNVSPERWMNLTHCLIEMKDNSVVEEVQALLKSKTRSKIISIAQCSTLANMILMSEEVLDELNINKYNIKSKEGRRRLVPAVRNCRKAVLTSCYLTDQHCEIVASALQSSNSPMRELDLSKIPCSIQE from the exons atgaTTATTCCCCCTGATCTCAGTGGTTTTGAccctcagagagcagcatctccaggattcggctgtgtgtctatgaagagcaACATGTCCATGTTTGAGCCTCCTGATCTCAGTGGTTTTGAccctcagagagcagcatctccaggattcggctgtgtgtctatgaagagcaATAGATCCATGTTTGAGCCCCCTTATCTCAGTGGTTTTGAccctcagagagcagcatctccaggattcagcCGTGTGTCAgtgaagagtaacaactccatgaTTATTCCCCCTGATCTCAGGGGTTTTGACCCTCAGAGAGCAGCATatccaggattcagctgtgtgtctatgaagagtaacaactccatgaTTATTCCCCCTGATCTCAGTGGTTTTGACCCTCAGAGAGCAGCATatccaggattcagctgtgtgtctatgaagagtaacaactccatgaTTATTCCCCCTGATCTCAGTGGTTTTGACCCTCAGAGAGCAGCATatccaggattcagctgtgtgtctatgaagagtaacaactccatgaATATTCCCCCTGATCTCAGTGGTTTTGACCCTCAGAGAGCAGGatctccaggattcagctgtgtgtctgtgaagagtaacagATACATGTTTATGCCCCCTGGTCTCAGTGATGGTGACACTCAGAGGGCAGCATCTACAGCATCTATCTTTGACCCTGT TACCATGagcaggaagagaaagagagcaacTTCTCCACTGCAGCCCCCTGATCTCAGTGATGAATCAGATCCTTTTGATTCTGT ATATGCATCCTGTCAGACCTTCACATCTTCTTACTATCAGAACCACATCAATCATTATGATACAGAAGCATCCCTGCAGCGTGATTCTCACCCACCAGTGCATGATGATCTGCAGAGAGTCAAAGACCAGCACAAAACTATcatgaagaacaagtatgagagCTTATTTGAGGGAGTCAAACTACTAGAGAATCAGACCCTCCTGAACAGGATTTACACACAGCtgtacatcatagagggagagagtgaaggagtgaatgaagaacatgaggtgcTACAGATGGAGAAAAGTTACAGGACACTCCAAGACACTCCAATcaactgcaatgacatctttaaccCTTTACCTGAACCTGGATATGAGGGGAAGAGAAGAGAGCAGAAAGACAAAataaagactgttcttactaaaggcattgctggaattggaaaaactgtctctgtgcagaagttcattctggactggggcgagggaaaagccaatcaggatgtagatttcatgtttgtgcttatatttagagagctgaacttgattaaagatcatcagtacagtcttcacagacttctgcttgactttcatcctgaacttcagcATCTGGACTCAAAGATTTATGATGAATGTAacgttgtgttcatctttgatggtctggatgaaagcagaatttcactgatgttttcagacaatCAGAAAGTTTCTGACGTGACTAAAATTTCATCAGTGGgtgtgttgatgtcaaacctcTTGAGAGGAgatctgcttccttctgctctcatctgggtcaccaccagaccagcagcagccaatcagatcccctccaaCTACATCAACCGtgtgacagaaattcagggattcaatgaccctcagaaggaggaatatttcaggaagagaatcagtgacgagcatcaagccagcagaatcatctcacacatcagaagagcaagaagcctccacatcatgtgccacatacccgtcttctgctggatctcatccactgtgcttcaaaACATCCTGAAACATCTCAGTGCAGAAATCCCTGAAACTCTGACTGAGATGTACATCTACTTCCTGCTCATTCAAACAAATATGAGGAaccagaagtatgaagagagagctccagagaaactcctgcagtccagcagagaagtgattgtgaaacttgctgaactGGCTTTCAatcagctgatgaagggcaatgtgatgttttatgaggaggacctgagagAGAGCGGTATAGATGTCAATGACGCCTCAGTATATTCTGGGATCTGCACTGAGATCTTTAGGGAGGAATCTGTGATTTATCACAGGAAGGTTTACAGCTTTGTACATCTGAGCTTTCAGGAGTTTTTTGCAGCACTGTATGTGTTTTACTGctatttacacaaaaacagtGAGGTTCTGAAAATGTTCCTGACAGGAAAGCCCAGAACTCAGTGTGAGAATGTTCCTCTGGATGTGTTTCTGAAGGAAGCAATGAATAAAGCCTTGAGCAGTGaaaatggacacctggatcttttcCTTCGGTTTCTTCATggcgtctcactggagtccaatcagagactcttagaGGATGTACTAATACACACAGAGAACAACCCAGAGAGCATCAAGAACATAATCCAAAACCTCAAACGAGGTCAGAAAAACAATGTCAGCCCTGAAAGGTGGATGAATCTGACACACTGCTTGATTGAGATGAAAGATAATTCTGTTGTTGAAGAAGTGCAGGCgcttttaaaatctaaaacaagAAGCAAAATTATTTCTATTGCACAATGTTCAACTTTGGCAAACATGATCCTGATGTCAGAGGAGGTGCTGGATGAGTTGAACATTAATAAGTACAACATCAAATCAAAAGAGGGCAGACGCAGACTGGTACCTGCTGTGAGAAACTGCAGAAAAGCTGT
- the LOC122136820 gene encoding uncharacterized protein LOC122136820 produces the protein MKSNMSMFEPPDLSGFDPQRAASPGFGCVSMKSNRSMFEPPDLSGFDPQRAASPGFSRVSVKSNNSMIIPPDLSGFDPQSVASPGFSCVSVKSNNSMIIPPDLSGFDPQRAASPGFGCVSMKSNRSMFEPPDLSGFDPQRAASPGFGCVSMKSNMSMFEPPDLSGFDPQRAASPGFGCVSMKSNRSMFEPPDLSGFDPQRAASPGFSRVSVKSNNSMGMPPDLSGFDPQRAASPGFSRCVSEE, from the coding sequence atgaagagcaACATGTCCATGTTTGAGCCTCCTGATCTCAGTGGTTTTGAccctcagagagcagcatctccaggattcggctgtgtgtctatgaagagcaACAGATCCATGTTTGAGCCCCCTGATCTCAGTGGTTTTGAccctcagagagcagcatctccaggattcagcCGTGTGTCAgtgaagagtaacaactccatgaTTATTCCCCCTGATCTCAGTGGTTTTGACCCTCAGAGTGTagcatctccaggattcagctgtgtgtcagtgaagagtaacaactccatgaTTATTCCCCCTGATCTCAGTGGTTTTGAccctcagagagcagcatctccaggattcggctgtgtgtctatgaagagcaATAGATCCATGTTTGAGCCCCCTGATCTCAGTGGTTTTGAccctcagagagcagcatctccaggattcggctgtgtgtctatgaagagcaACATGTCCATGTTTGAGCCTCCTGATCTCAGTGGTTTTGAccctcagagagcagcatctccaggattcggctgtgtgtctatgaagagcaACAGATCCATGTTTGAGCCCCCTGATCTCAGTGGCTTTGATCctcagagagcagcatctccaggattcagcCGTGTGTCAgtgaagagtaacaactccatgGGTATGCCCCCTGATCTCAGTGGTTTTGAccctcagagagcagcatctccaggattcagcCGTTGTGTCAgtgaagagtaa